In Pseudorasbora parva isolate DD20220531a chromosome 9, ASM2467924v1, whole genome shotgun sequence, the following proteins share a genomic window:
- the LOC137089402 gene encoding uncharacterized protein: MILQGYCLQIAMKHPRFSSVLFSHTEESTAHVLKEEISSLLNKGAIQVVPHNLINQGFFSRYFLVTKKDGSLRPILDPRVLNKHLRKYRFIMLTLGSLARVMKRNDWFTSVDLRDAFLHISIYPPHRKFLRFAYQGICYELAVLPFGQKLSPRTFCLRVEAGFTPLRMSGLRILTYICDWLIIADSREKVLQDTSRVLAHTRSLDFRVNVNKSNFTPSQRVIFQGMELNSVSMRARLSQERVLSLTNCLSQFREGARVRYRTCLRLQGLMALAIQFLPLGPLRMRAFMKWVLSLHFSPLHDLCRSLTVTRTCAAALRHWKSADFYTQGTPLGTVMLRKVVTTDASLTGWGATQEGRTVNGLRPSKLRSEHIDYLELLTN, translated from the coding sequence ATGATATTACAGGGCTATTGTCTGCAGATTGCTATGAAACATCCACGTTTCAGCAGCGTTCTCTTTTCTCACACAGAGGAAAGCACGGCCCACGTCCTGAAGGAGGAAATCTCCTCTCTTCTAAACAAAGGTGCGATTCAGGTGGTTCCCCACAATCTGATAAACCAGGGTTTCTTTTCCCGTTATTTCCTGGTCACAAAGAAGGACGGTTCCCTCCGTCCTATTCTGGACCCCAGGGTGTTGAACAAACATTTGAGGAAATACAGATTCATAATGTTAACCCTTGGTTCGCTCGCCCGTGTCATGAAACGGAACGACTGGTTCACATCGGTCGATCTGAGAGATGCTTTTCTCCACATAAGCATTTATCCACCACACCGGAAGTTTCTTCGTTTCGCCTATCAAGGCATTTGTTACGAACTCGCGGTGCTTCCGTTCGGGCAAAAATTAAGCCCCCGAACTTTCTGTTTGCGTGTGGAAGCGGGCTTCACTCCTCTAAGAATGTCTGGTCTACGGATCCTGACATACATATGCGATTGGCTCATCATAGCCGATTCGAGGGAAAAGGTGTTGCAGGACACCTCCCGTGTGCTCGCGCACACCCGATCTCTGGACTTCAGGGTGAATGTGAACAAGAGCAACTTTACACCCAGTCAGAGGGTGATCTTCCAGGGCATGGAGCTGAACTCAGTCTCCATGCGAGCGCGTCTCTCTCAGGAGCGCGTTCTCTCTCTGACGAACTGTCTGTCACAGTTCAGAGAGGGGGCGAGGGTGCGATATCGCACATGTCTCAGGCTACAGGGTCTTATGGCTTTAGCTATCCAGTTTTTGCCACTAGGACCCCTGAGGATGAGGGCGTTCATGAAATGGGTTTTGTCACTACATTTCAGCCcgttacacgatctttgccgctcTCTAACAGTGACGCGCACCTGCGCTGCAGCTCTGCGCCACTGGAAGAGCGCGGACTTTTACACACAGGGTACCCCTCTGGGGACTGTCATGTTGCGGAAAGTCGTGACGACGGACGCATCCCTAACAGGCTGGGGTGCCACCCAGGAGGGCAGAACTGTGAACGGTTTGCGGCCGAGCAAACTACGTTCAGAGCACATAGATTATTTAGAGCTTCTAACCAATTAG